Part of the Pseudomonadota bacterium genome is shown below.
CTCGTCGACGATGATGACGAGGTAGGGCATCGGAACGTCTGCCTTGGCATTGTACTCAGCGATGTTGCGCACGCGGTTCTGGGAGAGCAGCTCGAAGCGCTGGTTCATGATCTCGGTGGCCTGCTTGAGCACGAGGGTTCCCGTCTTCGCGTCCTTGACGATGCGCTGGTTCGGATTCGGGTTCGTGTTGGCCAGGTGCGGAATGCCCTCGAAGATGGAGAGCTCCACCCGCTTGGGGTCGACCATCACCATCTGGACCTGCTGCGGCGTGAAGCGGTAGAGCATGCTGACGATGACCGTGTTCAAGCACACCGACTTGCCGGAACCCGTGGCGCCTGCAATCAGGAGATGCGGCATGCGCAGCAGATCGGCCACCACCGCACGACCGCTGATGTCCTTGCCAAGGGCCAGCATGCACCCCTGCCCATTCTGGAAACCGGCGCTCTCGATGATCTCGCGCATGGGCACAGCGTCGACCCGGGAGTTCGGCACCTCGATGCCGATGGCCGACTTGCCCGGGATGGGCGCCTCGATGCGAATCGCCTGCGCGGCCAGGGCCAGGGCGATATCATTGTTCAGACTGGTGATCTTGCTCACCTTCACCCCACGCGCGGGCTGCAGCTCGTAGCGGGTGACGGTGGGTCCTTTCTCGACGTTGACGATGCGCGTCGCGACGCCGAAGCTGTTCAGCGTCTCGACGATCACCCGTGAGAAATCGGCCGCCGACTCGACACCGACCGAGACGCTCGAGGTGTTCAGCAGATCGACCGGCGGCAGCGCGTAGCTCACCACGCGGGCGACGCGAGGCGCGTCTGCGTCTCCCTCGGGCAGCGGGAGGGAGAGCGCTCGGGCGCCCGGCGCCTCGCTCTCTGCCCACGCCCGCGCGAGCACCGCGGTGGCATCAGCGTCGTCCGCGTCAGCGCGGGTGCCGCTGGGCTCGAACGGCGGCTCGTCGTCGAAGACGGGCGCCCCGTCATCGCGTGACGTCTCATCGGGCCTCGCGAGTGTGTCAATCTCATCGAAGATGGGCTCGTCGCCGTCCGCGAGGTCTTCCTCGTAGCCTGGGATCTCGAGATCATCGTCGACCGCCTCGATGGGCTTGGACAGCGCCTCGACAGCGGTGGAACGCGACACGGCGGCGCCGCTCTCCGAAGGCCCTCCTTGCGGGGTCTCGGCAAGAACAGGCTTCGACGCCTCGAGCATGGGCGGGAACTGCGGCCCGCTCTCCACAGAGGAAGAGGCCTCTGCGCGCTCGCGTCCGCCCTTGCGCTCGGTGCTGGAAGGGACCTCGGCGGGCGGCTGAACCGGCGGAGAGGTCGGCCTCTCGGCCGGTGTCGCGCTGCCCTTGCGACGAGCGCCGTTCGTCGACGACGACTCGGCGACGGGGACCAGCGGCTTGACCGTGACCGGCGGAACGAACCCCTCTGATTCGGCCACCGGACGACCATCAGAGACACTGTCGTCGCGCTCAGACACCACCCCGTCCGCGAAAGCCCACAGACCACGCGATCCGCGTACCCAGACCGCCTGCACGAGGCGCACCGCAAGTGCGCCGGCACGCCAGACGAGACGCAGCGGAAGAACCAGCCAGCGCGCCGGCCCACGAAGGGAGACGCGGGTGATCCACTGGATGTCGATGAGCGCCAGGGTCACGGTGGCGATCCAGGCGCCTGGCACCCCCAGACCCGCGCGAACCCCAGTTCCCACAAACGATCCGAGACGCCCCCCCTGACCGCCCATCAGGTCTGCAAGACCTTCGAGACAGACGAAGAGGACTCCGAGGGCGAGTGCCAGCATGGGCACACCGAGCGCCTGGTGTGGGATGAAGGCCTCCATGCCCACGAGAAGAACGCATGCGGCCAGGATCACCCCCCCCTGCCCCAGGGCGTCACGCATCCACAGGCCGAACGGCGAGAGCGCGCCCACCGACGACGGGGCCAGAACGACAAGTGCGAGCAGCAGCGCGCACGCCACCAGGACGATGCCCGCCATCTCATCGATGGGCGTGGCCGGGTGCACGGGGCGCGCGGGGCGGCGCGCGAGCCATCCTCCCTTGGGAGCCGCGGGTCGAGAGGGCTTGCGCGCGCCGCGCCCCTTGGAGGACGACGACGTTCCCTGCCGCGGTGACGTGCGCGGCTTCTCGGCGGCCTTCACGGAGGTCTTCACGGCGCTGCGAGAGGCGCGCCCCTCGTGGCGGGCTTCGGGTTTAATTTTTTTCATACGGCAATGATAGCAGACCCCATGCCCTGTTGCAACCTGACGTGTTGCGCCCTCGCGTGCACATAGCCCGCTGCGTTGGAGGAGAGCGCCGAAAGAGCATGGAATGCCGACCCCCTATGTGGGCTCGCCTCAAGAAGAAGATCGTCCTCTTCATGTTCATCATGGGTCCCGGCATCATCACGGCCAACGTCGACAACGATGCCAACGGCATCGCCACCTACTCACAGGCGGGCTCGACGTTCGGATACAAGATGCTCTGGCTGCTCATCCTCGTCTGCCTGTTCCAGAGCGTGGTGCAGGAGATGTGCGCGCGCATGGGGTGCGTCACCGGGAAAGGCCTCTCCGACCTCATCCGCGAGCGCTTCGGCGTGCGCGTGACCATGGGCGTGATGTTCGTGCTCCTCCTCGCCAACCTTGCGAACACCGTGGGCGACTTTGCCGGCCTCGCCGCCGGCACCGAGCTCTTCGGAATCCCGCGCTGGATCAGCGTACCCGCCGGCGCTGTCTTCCTCGGCCTGCTCATCGTGGGCAGCTCCTATCAGCGCGTGGAGAAGGTCTTCCTGGCCGCCTGCATGATCTACGTCACCTACGTGGTGAGCGGCTTCATGGCGCACCCGGACTGGTCAGAGGTGACACAGGCCGCCCTGCACCCGCAGGTGGAGTGGACCCCCGGCTTCCTCGGCCTGAGCGTCGCTCTCGTGGGCACCACCATCGCGCCGTGGATGCAGTTCTTCCAGCAATCGGCCATACGCGACAAGGGCATCCAGAAAGAGGACTATCAACTCGAGCTGCTCGACACGGTCTTCGGAACCATGCTGATGGCTGCCGTGGGCGCGTTCATCCTCATCGCCTGCAGCGCAACCATCCACCACGCCGGGCTCCCGCCGGTGGCCAAGGCCGAGGACGCGGCAAAAGCCCTCGCCCCGCTGGCCGGAGCGCACGCACGAACGCTGTTCGGCATCGGGCTGATCAACGCCGCGTTGTTCTCGGTCTCCATCATCCCGCTCTCCACGGCATACGCGGTGTGCGAGGCGTTCGGATGGGAATCCGGCGTTGGCCTGTCGTTTCGCGAGGCCCCCGTGTTCTTCGGCCTCTACTTCACGATGCTCGGTGTCAGCGCGGCACTGGTGATGATCCCGAACCTTCCCCTGGTGCCCATCATGGTATTCTCACAGGTGATCAACGGCGCTCTTCTCCCGGTCATCCTGGTCTGCATGCTGCTGCTCATCAGCAACCGACACGTCATGGGAGACTGGGCCGTGGGACGAGGCTATCGGGCCTTCGCCTGGACTTGCACCGCGCTGATCATCGCCTTGACCGCAGCCCTCATCTTCTTCACCGTGAGAGAGGCCCTGGCGGGTGGCAGCGCGACCCAATCGCCCCGCACCTCGGCTCACGCCCCTGCGTGCGTGGCCTCGGTCAACCGCCGCTGAACGCGTCTACGGCCGCGCTGAATGCCTCGAAGAGGCGAAAGAAGACCGGGTACGCGGCCCACAGCTCCTCCGGGTGGAACTGCACACCGATGGCAAACGGTCGTGACGGGTCCTCCACGGCCTCGATCACCCCATCGTCCGCCCTGGCCGTGACGACGAGGCCCGCCCCCACCTGACGAATGGCCTGGTGATGGATGCTGTTGACCTGCAGGCGCTCCTCACCGAGAACGCTTCCCAGCAGGCTGTCCGGCGAGACCGTGATGGGATGGGTGAGCGAGCCCCTCGCCTGACCGTAGTCAGTCTGACGGTGATGCTTCGGGGTGGCTCGAGGCTCATGCTGATCATCGATGTCTGCCCACAGGGTGCCTCCCAGCGCCCAGTTCATCACCTGCGCGCCACGACAGATCGCCAGCACGGGCATGCCTCGTCGCCACGCCTCGTCGAACACGGCCCGCTCCCAGGTGTCGCGGTTCCCGTCGACACCGTACACCAGGGGATGCCAGGGCTCGGTCTCGCCCTGTGCCGCGGGATCGATGTCGCCTCCCCCTGCGAGCACGACGCCCTGCACTTCGTCGAGGCGCTGCGCCGCCACGTCCGCGTGGTGGGCGGTGACGTCAGCCGATGAGAGCACCAGCACCTCGAGCCCAGCGGCCTCCAGCGCGCCGCGATACGGGGTTGCGGTATCGTGCATGCGACCCACGGTGAGCACGACCCGCCTGCGGTCGGTCATGCCGCAGGTTCCTCGACGAGGGGTTCAGCTCGGAAGGCGTGCCCCATCAACGTAGCGTGGAGACGAGATCGTGGCGCGTGATGATGCCGACCAGGGCCCCTTCGCGCATCACAGGAACGCGGTTCACCCGCTTCGTCAGCATCAGCTCGGCCACATCGCGAAGCGGGCAGTCATCGTCGACCGTCACCACCTCACGCGTCATGACCTCTTCGACGGTCATTCCCATCGACTTTCGCAGGTTCTCCTGAATCTCGTGAGGACGCTCGAGATAGATGATGCCACCCAGCAGCTCGACGTGCGCAGGAACATGCGGGCCGGCGACGCGCACGATGAGGTCGTCTTCGGTCAGGATCCCCACGAGATGGCCATCTTCGTCGAGAACAGGCACCCCCCCGATGCGTCGATCGCAGAGCAGACGGGCCACGTCCTGCACGGAGTCTGTTGTGCAGGCCGTGATCACATCTTCCGACATGACGTCGCGCGCGAACCGCGCCTGCGAGGTCACTGCTCCAGGTCGAACCCGCGGGTTCGAACCCCCGCGGACAGCTGCAGTCGATCGGTGGGGGCGAACTGCGCCTCGACGATGTCGAGCGCCTTGAAGAAGCAGAAGCGGTCGACGCGCTCGTCAAAGCTGTCTGAGGGGTCGAGATACAGGTAGAACGGCGTGCGTCCACACATGGTCCCGGCCTCGTCGTCGAGCACCGCGGGCACGTAGATGTTCTGCGACATCTCAGCCTCATCGGTGGTCGCCATGAGGCTGGCCATGACGTAGGTCAGGGCCGATCTGCGGCGCGCGT
Proteins encoded:
- a CDS encoding CBS domain-containing protein, with the protein product MSEDVITACTTDSVQDVARLLCDRRIGGVPVLDEDGHLVGILTEDDLIVRVAGPHVPAHVELLGGIIYLERPHEIQENLRKSMGMTVEEVMTREVVTVDDDCPLRDVAELMLTKRVNRVPVMREGALVGIITRHDLVSTLR
- a CDS encoding divalent metal cation transporter, producing the protein MWARLKKKIVLFMFIMGPGIITANVDNDANGIATYSQAGSTFGYKMLWLLILVCLFQSVVQEMCARMGCVTGKGLSDLIRERFGVRVTMGVMFVLLLANLANTVGDFAGLAAGTELFGIPRWISVPAGAVFLGLLIVGSSYQRVEKVFLAACMIYVTYVVSGFMAHPDWSEVTQAALHPQVEWTPGFLGLSVALVGTTIAPWMQFFQQSAIRDKGIQKEDYQLELLDTVFGTMLMAAVGAFILIACSATIHHAGLPPVAKAEDAAKALAPLAGAHARTLFGIGLINAALFSVSIIPLSTAYAVCEAFGWESGVGLSFREAPVFFGLYFTMLGVSAALVMIPNLPLVPIMVFSQVINGALLPVILVCMLLLISNRHVMGDWAVGRGYRAFAWTCTALIIALTAALIFFTVREALAGGSATQSPRTSAHAPACVASVNRR
- a CDS encoding gamma-glutamyl-gamma-aminobutyrate hydrolase family protein, which translates into the protein MTDRRRVVLTVGRMHDTATPYRGALEAAGLEVLVLSSADVTAHHADVAAQRLDEVQGVVLAGGGDIDPAAQGETEPWHPLVYGVDGNRDTWERAVFDEAWRRGMPVLAICRGAQVMNWALGGTLWADIDDQHEPRATPKHHRQTDYGQARGSLTHPITVSPDSLLGSVLGEERLQVNSIHHQAIRQVGAGLVVTARADDGVIEAVEDPSRPFAIGVQFHPEELWAAYPVFFRLFEAFSAAVDAFSGG